In the Armatimonadota bacterium genome, one interval contains:
- the glmS gene encoding glutamine--fructose-6-phosphate transaminase (isomerizing) — protein sequence MCGIVGYIGRRQAPAICLAGLRRLEYRGYDSAGIAVVTDQGELDVRKVVGKLDIMQATLEQNPLLGTLGIGHTRWATHGKPSVENSHPHLSTNGRIAVVHNGIIENYQELRAQLESEGFVFKSQTDTEVMAHLVQKYYDGDLREAARKAVLDLQGAFAFGIICADSPDEMIAVRRFSPLVVGIGEGENYIASDMGAIRAETDKVYVIGDDELCRITRDAIEITDLELNPIDREVYEIPWPADAAEKGGHKKFMHKEIHEQPNAIRACLAGRLSSADKPITFENIGLTVDEIKNLKKVVFTACGTAYHAGVVGRFLMDKLARIPAEADLAAELQQRDPVVLDDTLCIVVSQSGETADTLEGLRAMKRKGAKVIGVINVVDSSIARESDGVAYIQAGPEIGVASTKAYTLQILTIELLALYFAEVRGTASPEEIREIKEWLLKLPEQAEELLKREDDIIELAKKHYEKPNALYLARGINLPSAMEGALKLKEISYIHAEAYSAGEMKHGPIALVCPDMFVVAIACEGPTYDEMIGNIMEIKARSGPLIAVTYDGDTKIAQTGVDPDADPSDVASQPNDMIYVPKTHEYVSPITIAIPLQLLAYHMADLRGEHIDQPRNLAKTVTVK from the coding sequence ATGTGTGGAATCGTCGGATACATCGGCAGAAGGCAAGCTCCGGCCATCTGTCTGGCAGGGCTTCGCAGGCTTGAGTATCGCGGGTACGACTCAGCCGGTATCGCCGTGGTCACCGATCAGGGCGAACTGGACGTGCGCAAGGTCGTGGGCAAGCTGGATATCATGCAGGCGACATTGGAGCAGAACCCACTGCTGGGGACCCTGGGCATCGGCCATACCCGGTGGGCCACTCACGGGAAGCCCTCCGTGGAGAACTCCCACCCCCACCTGAGCACCAACGGCCGCATCGCCGTTGTCCACAATGGGATCATCGAGAACTATCAGGAACTGCGTGCCCAGCTTGAGAGCGAGGGCTTCGTATTCAAGAGCCAGACCGACACCGAAGTCATGGCGCACCTAGTGCAGAAGTACTACGATGGCGACCTGCGCGAAGCCGCACGCAAGGCCGTCCTCGACCTGCAGGGCGCCTTCGCTTTCGGCATCATCTGCGCCGACAGCCCCGACGAGATGATCGCCGTCCGCCGCTTCTCCCCGCTGGTGGTCGGCATTGGTGAGGGCGAGAACTACATCGCCTCGGACATGGGCGCGATCCGTGCGGAGACCGACAAGGTCTACGTCATCGGCGACGATGAACTGTGCCGCATCACCCGCGATGCCATTGAGATAACCGATCTGGAACTCAACCCGATTGACCGCGAGGTCTACGAGATTCCCTGGCCTGCGGATGCCGCCGAAAAGGGCGGGCACAAGAAGTTCATGCACAAGGAGATCCACGAGCAGCCCAACGCCATTCGCGCGTGTCTCGCGGGGCGTCTGAGCAGCGCCGACAAGCCCATTACTTTCGAAAACATCGGGCTGACGGTTGATGAGATCAAGAATCTGAAGAAAGTTGTCTTCACCGCTTGCGGCACCGCGTATCACGCAGGGGTCGTCGGTCGGTTCCTCATGGACAAGCTGGCACGGATCCCTGCGGAAGCCGACCTCGCCGCCGAATTGCAGCAGCGCGATCCCGTTGTCCTGGACGATACCCTTTGCATCGTGGTTAGCCAGTCCGGTGAAACCGCCGACACCCTCGAGGGCCTGCGCGCGATGAAGCGCAAGGGCGCCAAGGTTATCGGCGTCATCAACGTGGTTGACAGCTCCATCGCTCGCGAGAGCGACGGGGTGGCCTACATCCAGGCGGGACCGGAGATCGGCGTCGCCTCCACCAAGGCCTACACCCTGCAGATTCTCACCATCGAACTGCTCGCGCTTTACTTCGCCGAAGTCCGCGGCACAGCCAGCCCGGAGGAGATCCGCGAGATCAAGGAGTGGCTGCTCAAGCTTCCCGAGCAGGCCGAGGAACTCCTCAAGCGCGAGGACGATATCATCGAACTCGCGAAGAAGCATTACGAGAAGCCCAATGCTCTCTACCTGGCCCGCGGGATCAATCTGCCATCGGCCATGGAAGGCGCTCTCAAGCTCAAGGAGATCAGCTACATCCACGCCGAGGCATATTCCGCCGGCGAGATGAAGCATGGTCCCATCGCCCTGGTCTGCCCCGACATGTTCGTTGTGGCCATCGCCTGCGAGGGCCCGACCTACGATGAGATGATCGGCAACATCATGGAGATCAAGGCCCGCAGCGGCCCGCTGATCGCGGTGACCTACGATGGCGACACCAAGATCGCCCAGACCGGCGTGGACCCCGACGCGGACCCGTCCGACGTGGCCAGCCAGCCCAACGACATGATCTACGTGCCGAAGACCCACGAGTACGTATCGCCGATTACCATCGCCATCCCGCTGCAGCTCTTGGCTTACCACATGGCGGACCTGCGCGGCGAGCACATCGACCAGCCGCGCAATCTGGCGAAGACCGTTACCGTCAAATAG
- a CDS encoding YbhB/YbcL family Raf kinase inhibitor-like protein — protein sequence MGIPGAGQEGSVVAFSLTSPAFKNGDRIPTKYTADGADVSPPLEWTDPPEGTKQFALLCDDPDAPVGIWNHWVIYGLSPELRKLPEGIAKTEKLSHPRATQGSNTWPKTGYWGPAPPKGQTHRYQFKLYALSTELELDPGATRDELLAAMEGSILAMAMLEGTYSR from the coding sequence ATGGGCATCCCAGGCGCCGGGCAGGAGGGATCTGTAGTGGCGTTCTCACTAACCAGCCCAGCCTTCAAGAACGGCGATCGGATTCCCACCAAGTACACTGCGGACGGGGCCGACGTTTCGCCGCCTCTAGAGTGGACTGATCCCCCCGAGGGAACGAAGCAGTTCGCACTCCTGTGCGACGACCCCGACGCGCCGGTAGGCATCTGGAATCACTGGGTGATCTACGGATTGTCGCCGGAATTGCGCAAGCTGCCGGAGGGGATCGCGAAGACGGAGAAGCTGTCCCATCCTCGCGCGACTCAAGGAAGCAATACGTGGCCCAAGACGGGCTATTGGGGCCCCGCGCCTCCCAAGGGACAGACCCACCGCTACCAGTTCAAGCTCTATGCGCTCAGCACTGAGCTGGAGCTGGACCCGGGGGCCACGCGTGATGAGTTGCTCGCGGCCATGGAAGGTTCCATACTCGCGATGGCGATGCTCGAAGGCACGTACTCGCGTTGA
- the trpD gene encoding anthranilate phosphoribosyltransferase, which yields MSVLQDCIRHVVSHQHLSLSQARDALGAILDGRATGAQVGALLTALRMKGETAEEIAGLALAVRDRAVGVPCDTRGIVEICGTGGGSVRTFSISTGAAIVAAACGVPVAKQVSGPVAGHCGSADVLRELGVDLSGATRDAARCLDEAGLAFLYGPSSHPAMRHVVHARAEIGLRTVFNLIGPLTNPAGASRFVVGVAGAQYTELIATALHLMGSEHALVVHGMVGMDEISTYGDTQVTEVRNGDIHSALYSPEQYGIAPASAEALAGDTPERSAAILASVLEGQEGPAADIVIFNAAAAIYVGGKAADIQDGILMAREAVQSGAALASLAAVRETCRGQ from the coding sequence ATGTCTGTATTGCAGGACTGCATCCGGCACGTTGTCAGCCACCAGCACCTGAGTCTGTCGCAGGCCCGAGATGCTCTGGGCGCCATCCTGGACGGCCGGGCGACCGGCGCTCAGGTTGGGGCCCTGTTGACGGCACTGCGGATGAAAGGCGAGACTGCTGAGGAAATCGCCGGTCTGGCGCTGGCGGTGCGTGACAGAGCTGTGGGCGTTCCCTGCGATACCCGTGGGATAGTCGAGATCTGCGGCACCGGGGGCGGATCAGTGCGCACATTCAGCATATCCACCGGCGCGGCCATTGTCGCCGCCGCGTGTGGCGTCCCCGTCGCCAAGCAGGTCAGCGGACCAGTCGCCGGACACTGCGGCAGCGCCGACGTGCTGCGGGAGCTTGGCGTTGACCTGTCCGGTGCGACACGCGACGCCGCGCGGTGCCTTGATGAAGCCGGTCTGGCTTTTCTCTATGGACCGTCATCTCATCCCGCGATGCGGCACGTGGTCCATGCGCGCGCGGAAATCGGCCTGCGCACCGTCTTCAACCTGATTGGCCCCCTCACAAACCCCGCCGGCGCAAGCCGGTTCGTTGTGGGAGTGGCAGGGGCGCAGTACACCGAGTTGATCGCCACGGCGCTGCATCTCATGGGGTCCGAGCACGCCCTGGTCGTCCACGGTATGGTGGGGATGGACGAGATATCCACCTACGGCGATACCCAGGTCACTGAAGTTCGCAATGGAGACATCCACAGCGCCCTGTACTCCCCGGAGCAGTACGGCATCGCGCCTGCAAGTGCCGAAGCGCTCGCAGGTGACACCCCGGAGCGTTCGGCCGCGATACTCGCATCTGTCCTGGAAGGTCAGGAGGGACCCGCCGCGGACATCGTGATCTTCAACGCGGCGGCTGCGATCTACGTGGGGGGCAAGGCGGCGGACATTCAAGACGGCATTCTGATGGCGCGCGAGGCGGTTCAATCCGGGGCAGCGCTGGCAAGTCTTGCAGCCGTGCGAGAGACTTGCCGGGGTCAGTAG